AATCAACAAGCCTGCAAGAAAATAGGACTGCAGGCACCCGAAAGTTTCTGCGAAGTACAGCAGACCACAAAAGGGGGAAAATGTTGAACACTGAGAAGTGACCCCCACAGCAAAACCCTCAACAAATCTGTACACATTCACAACATCAAAGACCACCCGCTCAAACAATCTGCTGCTCACCGCTGAAGAGGCACCCCTGTCGCCTCAGCGGCCCTTTATCTTGATTTGCACCAATGGCTGTAAGCCCATCCCCTTCCAGCCTCCCAGCCAATCCCCGCTGGAGTTTCCAGTGACGTCACTTCTACCCAGACGGGGAACCCGGAAGGGGATGGCAGCGCGGGCCGGGGAGCTACCGcatggcagccgccatgttatgcaTGGCTGCTTGCTATGTAGCTCGCTAGCCTTCTTTAGTGCACattcagggctggcccaaggcaagatgccacctgaagcGGAACTAACATTTAACCCCCCGGCCCGAGATGCCGCCTCCTGGGCGGCATTTATCTTGTCATGTTCCAAACCTGACAgtggcagcggttcccaaacgctgccctgctgctggcacccacctcttccctttactgtggctgcctgagcctctgacaaaacaggaagatacatcagagaggcagccgcagtaaagggaagaggcaggtgccgatggcagggcagcgtatgggaatcgctgccactgccgggcTTGGAATGTGATGAGGTAAAACGCCGTGAAAGGGGAGAAGCCGCTCCTTGAGATGCCAGTCCTGAATGCCACCTGAGgctcccgcctcaggtggcctaatagtCGGGCTGCCCCTGCGCACACTAAttccattagcgcatgctaatctttagtaaaagggccccttaaattaatttcattccattttttttattttgttttgaaatgaagtgaaacaaaatgaaataagCCTGTTGCATAGTGCTCTTTTCGGTTCAATATGAATTTAATTGAAAGATGTAGATTCTGCCTTTTTCAGTCTGCAGATTACACAAGGTGGATTGCAATCGATAGTCATAACCACATGAATCAGTTACATAAAAAGCAAACAACTATGgagtaaagaaaataaaaataatttaaaacaaacaaagaggaccttttactaagctgtggtagaaaggggCCTTAGCATAACCTTACGTGGGGTTTTCCCACGTGttaaaagccatttttactgcagcagtaaaatgaccgATTTTCCATTTTTCCCTTTAATAGCCACTTGATAAtgtggccattagcgcatggctatttaaAAAGATTACCACAATAGCAAttattgcagtggcgtaggaagggggggcggtccgccccgggtgcacgccactggggggtgtcagctctgctggttccccgctccctctgccccagaataggttacttcctgttccaggccaGAGAGAgtggggaaccagcggagccaacgcagctcccagcgatgtaCACTCGGGGTGGACCGATCCTCCTGCCCGTTCCCTTTCCTACGCGCGTgactggtaagaatgcactccgggggggggggggggggggggggggatgcatgctGAGGTGGgcgggggtgtgcagcggcgaaccgccccgggtggcagccaccctcgctacggcactgaattattgacacctattttgtagtcagtaagggctccattgctaatcctgtgctaatcagttagcaagcAGTAATGtggatgtgctaactgattagcgcagaaatacCCACTCTTTGCCTCCCAGACACCCCCCCTCTGCGAaagaattaaaaaacatttttagcacatgggtaccATGTGCCAATTgggaacttaccacaggatgcctgagcacatcccacggtaagcccttttaatCTGTGGTAAACACATGCTAGTGCTTagcgcagcttactaaaaggacctcaACATTTTCATCATGACGAATTTACTGACATGGAATTATTTTTACCGATGTCAtagtttttgtttgtattttctgCACTGacacttggcagctctgatgaTATATGTATGATCTTGTATAAGAACTGCACTCTCCAGTCCCTAACACTTTCCTTGTGATGTAAAGAAAAGAGctgccagaagaaaaaaaaatggctaaactCTCTTTCATTTGATTAATGCTAAACCATCTGTTTTTCACTTAGATAACATCAATAAACATTCTGTATCAGCAAGTATAGATCCTTGTACCTTCAGTCAGGGATTCAAGTTTAATTTTTCTTTCTCATGGATTCCAAGTAAGTAATTATTCTTCTAGTTAAGGGGTTAATCAAAACAGATGAGTTCATTTTATGTAATAAAAATGTATCTATTATGTGGATTGCAGAGGTGGGCAACCACCAAGTtgggtttcaagatttccacacatccttgcaatatatccagctgcaaactatgccaaaacatctcactggaccccacagtcattcacaaaggaaaaacattcaacataaaggaatccttcacatgctcatcttccaatgtggtatatatcatccagtgtaaaaaatgtgaccaaggatgctatattggagaaacaagccagatgctaaaaacaagatttaacttacatagacatcacatgaaaaatgccattgccagccaggatgccacgcctgtggggcaacactttacaaaaacagaacactgtactagtgatttcacagtaagaatcctgaaaggtaactttaaaacaaatcaggaacgtaagacctttgaactcagaatgattaaatattttgacacccaccagacaggacttaacagagatctgggctttctagcccattataagccataaaattgtaaattgtactgctttgtttgtcactctcctgtcttcataaatatccccctgtctcacccatccacctccacccccccccctgttagattgtcactgaaatgctttgatgtctcacttatatatactgtcatctaccaagatttgcttatttccgatctgacaaagaagggcaatcttcgaaagctaatcaagaaatgtactaagttatgtccaataaaaaaggtatcatcttattttctttttcatgttttattttgttttatttctactgattacctttaaaagtggactaacacggctaccacacctctctactcaagattgtccactcatgaatatgcatgtgatctatttgcatataacagaagcagtatatgcaaatcaatctcatgcaagttgattgtgaaaatcttgaaagcccgactgggttgtggccctcaagtgctatggttgcccacccctgatctagTAGTAGAGGAGGATGCTAGAGCAGCAGTGTGTAAATGATGACTTGCTGACTTCCTTTTCTCTGGGCTGCAGCCACTTTAAAGAAAGCAATGTTATTTAGCCCAGGGAggttgaaccagtggcgtagccaagggtgggccctggtgggcccaggcccacccagtagcagcatacctatgatgtggctggcagggagaccaagccccaccagcccaaaactcccaacaactgtccctcctgcataccttgtaaatagtagatcttcacctgcagcaagcagcgactgatacatactgttcacactgatcccacagccttccctctgatgtatttccacctagtgtgtattagttgctgcttgttgccggtgaaaatctgctatttaaaaggtatgcaggggaggggggatgtttgagagaccatatggtatgcaggcaagagagggaagactaaatcactcgtgggacagggcagagttcttctacccacccatcttgggcccaggcacacccaaaattgggtgtctggctacgcccctgggttgaaCATTACCATTTCCAGTATCTTATGGCAGTGTACATCTGGCCTGCAGTAGCCATAATGGCTGAGGAGGGCTCTTCCTCCAGCCCTCTATTCAGGACCTAAACCACCGCTGTGGCCTTCTGCTGAAAAGCATTAGACACCACTGCACTGTTGGCAAGGCACCGTACCACCTTTTGGTTTCAAAATGTACCAATTCTCCTATTCTTCATGGCTTTTGATGACTCACGGGGCCTGAGTGGAAATCAACAGGTTGCATGATCTCATCAcctgtttctctctctttctctctttttttccattcattattatttttttttttacttctgtctCTGCTAAATTCAATTCAGTTCAAAGTTGGTCTTATATACCGCCAAAATCCCCATTATGGGTTCATTGTGGTTTATAAACAGTTGGTTGACATTAGTTAGAGATTGGATTTAGGGAAACAAATAGAAAGTAGAGAGAGAAGTTatggagggaatgggaggaggAGGGTAGTTGGTGGGAAGAATCATAGCTTGATGTTTTGATGGAACATAGAATATGgtgaatctggtgtctgttttaaAGGTGCATTCATTGGAATTGTTtgttgaatctacactgccagagacaattcaatcaatttggttacatagcatctggtgactcatagactGGAGGAAGGGCAATTGTATAGAGCtgtgtggtaaaagaaaaaaaaaaaacagaacttggGTTTACCTTGAGAGGTGTCTGAGTTCTAagttgggcattttcagacttgatcTGATTgtaaactgaggttacctgtgtacctagtcccccccctcctcctccgacTTAAGGAAACATGTTGTTTTGTGATCTTCTTACATTCTAGATCCTATCGCAGTTTCTGTGAGACGAGTGCTTCTTCTATATCTCCCCACCCCTGGAGTTGAGATGAACAGGAACCTATGCACAAAAGGATGAATAGACATTAATCTAGTGTTTCTTCCTTCTCATAGGGCATGATTTAATAAACTTGCATGCCACAGTGGATGTTTGGTACAAATCTTTAAAAGTAAATGGAAATGTGTACATCCTGTGCACTGGAACAgatgatgtatatatatattgtggcACGTTAAAGGGAGGTATGTACTCAAACTTCAGTACCTAGGTGATATATCGTAACAACTCCTCTTCCTTTTAATGAGgagattttttttattgctaTTTGTACATCCTGGCAGCTTATAACTGTGCAATTCTGACTTTGGCATCCCCCATATGTACCATGCATTTGCCCTTTAAGAacatctctatataaaaggcaccaccaacgttctaaatgaagcctccagccggaagtgtgaagggggagagatatgcggttttcccatgagtgtctgcccctgCCCTTGCTCTCTctttaacacaaacagtgaaggaaaacacagcaaagcacgaaatcaaatcgctctctctgtaacagtgaaggactcagaggggggaggggagagagggcagaagccctcactatctctgtaacacaaacacagcacaacaggaaacttaacactgaaggactggactccgaggggggaggggacagagaggacagacagcacacggGAAGGGAGCGAGGGCAGGGagtgggacacacacactcccatatgcacacagaagaaaaccttgctagcccccgtttcatttgcatcagaaacggggcttttttactagtctatacataatttctgtggtttttttcctGTATCTCCTCCCCAGTTTAGCTTTCATAGTGATTGTCTTTGGCTAAGACAAACAGATCATAGCCCCCTGTGGAGCTCTAAGCTCTGTGGCTGATCAATAGATAGACCTAGTATGCAATGGTTAGGATGCCCTGCCTCCAAAGAACTGTGAATATTGCTTTTGTAGGAGCCTGATGTGAGAATTACATCCACATGTCTTGCATGACAACATTTGGAGCCCTATGTATTATACTGTAGTACGGTTTTGCAGTTATTGTGCTGTAATTGaaaaaaattaatgcacagtaactgAAAAAACCTCAACAGTTGGGGGCATCTCAAGCAGCTTATGCAGGGGAAGTTTCTTTAACACGTTGACTGCATCGCAGATAGCAGGATGCAGTTAGATGGACCTATGTAGGAGATAACTGCACCATGTTATCTGCCACATTAACAGTTAGGTAGAGACCCCCCGTCTGGCATAAACTGGGTAGACAGGGCTTAGCCAGGTCCAAAGCACCCTCTTGGGGAGATtctactctggttcataaaaaatGTAACCCCACATACCACAATAGGCATCCATATAAtggtaaccctcctctcccaaaCTCATACAGCTTTGTTAATACTTGTAAGGGTAACTTTGACCTCCTATCTCATCATAATTATTTACCCAGGATACTATGAATTTTACTTATCTCTCTCCTCTTAAGGATTATTGGATGCTGTTGCAGCATATATAGCCACCAAGGGAACTCCACAATCTTAAACAATTGAATCATCCCAAGCAGCAGTAAATATACCTAATTCTTGCATCCCTGGTAACAGTAGTCCAACATTCAATTCGAGATTATTATGTAAaattctactattactactaatcatttctatagcactactagatgtacacagtgctatatgcaggtactttctctgttcctacgGAGATCACAATctaatcccccccacccccaccatttactaagccacactagagttGCTGTGCGCTAATGGTGTGTGCAATTTAAGGTGTTAATTTAATCCACAAAGAGAACAATGAGGCTGCACTATGCATTGCTTCATTGTTGCAAATATACAGACCTTTAAGAAGAGCTTTACAGTCAGCAAATAAGTTACTTTTGGATGTGCCAACTTTTCATCAGATTAAACTTTATAAATATTGTTCAAGTATTTTTCAGGTAGCAGGCCTAGTTTGTTGGATGCATTACCTTTCACAATCAGGTTGATGACATGAACAGtgagtctgcctagcactggctttgcttcccaattactggtgttactatgcaatcactgctaagcttgtttggttccatgccttctaaacaggattcctttgtgtttatcgcatgcatttttgaattctgttaccattttcatctctattaCCTCCCGTGTGAGAGCATTCCGGGCATctatcaccctctccgtgaaaaagtacttcctaactttattcctgagttggcccccctgcaacctcaattcatgtcctctagttctatcactttcccgtctctggaaaaggtttgtttgttgaTTACATGTATTTTTCCCATTTGATGTATACACTGCACATTCTtacttgcagtaaaaaaaaaatgtatttctaatATGTACTGAATAAAGGGCCATTCCTGGGATGGGAAAGGAGTAGAAGGGAAACTAGAGAAgtgactctaagggccctgtttactaaggtgcgttagtgtttttagcatgcctacacttagcatgcttaccgtgtaggtgcctaatgggatattgtaggcaagtacatggttaacacatgtataacgctgcttagtaaacagggccctacgtaAATTAATTCCTTTTTTTCTGCCATTTTTGACAGGCCCTTATATTCGTGTTGAGTAAAACTGTATGTGAAAAATCCAGTTAGGTTATATTTTGTGTATAGTATTAAGCGGGTACTTGATTTTGGTAAAATATGGTACTTGGATCTCTATTAGTGACAAATTAGATTCATGAAATCTACTTTATCTGCTTTATTTGACAGAGACAATCACCTTAACTAAAGAAATCCGATTTACGAAGATTAAACTTGAGCCGGTATGTTTCATTAATTTTGTTCTGTAATTGATCTGTACTTCtagtaaaagaaagaatattttaTTGCAAACATTCAGAGTATGTTGTTAAAAGATATATAATAAATTATATCGCTATCTGATCAAAATACAGTTTTTTGCATTAAAAATACATGGGTATTATATCAGTAaaaaacaaagggccctgtttactaaggtgcgctagcatttttagtgcatggtaaccatgtagatgcccatagggatATTATGTTCATCTATGCCTGTAgcccggcttagtaaacaggtcccttaatGACATTCTGGAGCTTAGCAAGGCCCCATGTTCTCTGTATGTTTGTGGGGATATATGTGCCTAGGAATGAGTAGAGGTGTCTATCTGAACACGATTGTGGGGATGGAAAagtgtagggatgtgcatttgtttgaaatgacatggcAATTGTCAAAAAGATTATTGCCTGAAACAACAGGAAAAcccccaaatgtttttttttattgtcaaaGTGCACACTCTTCCGAAAGCATGAACACCCTTTGTGAAAGTAGAGTGTGTACGTTTTCCAAAAGAATGCACACTACTAATAATATTGCTCCCATAATTAAAAagtacaaaagagaaaaaaagatctaaacaaaacaaaaatatctaaaaatgacacaggaaatgaaTTTAAATGAAAATTTTTGGACTGCATGCTCCtagaaaagggacaaagaaaagaCCCATCTGAAAATGGGATACAGCTTCAAATAAGTATATACAGATATATTTTTTCTAAGGGGACAGAacaagggtgaaggggggggggggggcataaactAAACTAAGTCCTGCAGTGCctactagaggctatctgttaatgttgtggtacaaagtttaagttttaaaactaggggggaaagggtatggagactagttgataaagtttgctttttttattttattttattttattttttctgcctatcagtaacctacaattcctcctttaaactccaacctttaagttcccaaagcacaaggaaaataatgttcaattaccagagaaatgtcctcttctctcagaacttctcaatcTGTTGTCTTGTATCAGTGCATGCTCTGTTCAATGTGACTGGAAGGCCAATAAAGGGATCGCAACTTCTTACTCAGTGTCCACTCTATC
This genomic interval from Microcaecilia unicolor chromosome 1, aMicUni1.1, whole genome shotgun sequence contains the following:
- the LY96 gene encoding lymphocyte antigen 96 isoform X1 gives rise to the protein MFYLILLTLFAFLYTKASEKHMLCDSSRTKVWYSICDNINKHSVSASIDPCTFSQGFKFNFSFSWIPRHDLINLHATVDVWYKSLKVNGNVYILCTGTDDVYIYCGTLKGETITLTKEIRFTKIKLEPGVYTIFAQLITVDQEEEIVSLCVNATLLLKK